From the Pseudomonas sp. VD-NE ins genome, the window AACGACATCGACGCGGTGGAAAAGATGCTCGCTGAAGTCGGCGAGGAAGTGGCCTGCATCATCGTTGAACCAGTGGCCGGCAACATGAACTGCGTGCCACCGGCGCCAGGTTTCCTCGAAGGCTTGCGTTCGCTGTGCGACAAGCATGGCGTGGTGCTGATTTTCGACGAAGTGATGACCGGTTTCCGCGTCGCCCTCGGCGGTGCTCAGGCGTACTACGGGGTCAATCCTGACCTGACCACCTTCGGCAAGATCATCGGTGGCGGCATGCCGGTGGGCTGCTTCGGCGGCAAGCGCGAAATCATGCAGCGCATCGCGCCGCTGGGGCCGGTCTATCAGGCGGGCACGCTGTCGGGTAACCCGCTGGCGATGGCGGCGGGTTTGACCACGTTGCGTCTGATCAGCCGTCCGGGTTTCCACGCCGAGCTGACCGACTACACCACGCGCCTGCTCGACGGTCTGCAACAACGCGCCGATGCCGCTGGCATTCCATTCGTGACCACTCAGGCTGGCGGCATGTTCGGCCTGTACTTCAGCGGTGCCGACGAGATCGTCACCTTTGAAGACGTGATGTCCAGCGACGCGGCATTGTTCGGTCGCTTCTTCCACTTGATGCTGGAAGGTGGCGTGTACCTGGCACCGAGTGCTTTCGAAGCCGGTTTTACCTCGATTGCCCACGGCGAAGCCGAGTTGAAACTGACCCTGGACGCTGCCGAGCGCGCCTTCGCCGCGTTGAAATAATCGCAGTACCGCTGACGTTGGCTATCGCCAGCGTCAGCTTTCACCTACATCCAAACCGTTTTTCCAAGGCTCCTGCTAAAAATCTCCCATAAAGTGGGCGATATATTCCCCGCGCAGCAGAAAAACGAGTAAAGACTTTGTAAGGTTGGCCCTGCTTATTTCATAATGCGCGCTTATTGGATCCCTCGATGGGTCCGCGTGCCCTTCAGAGGTAAGTCGATTCCCATGAACCGCACCGGCCGCACCCTTGCCTTGGGCTGCCTGTTGCTCCTTCAGCCCCTGCTCGCGCATGCACAAGCAGGCGGCAACTCGTTGTTGATCCCGGCGATGGGTCGTTGCACCCTCAATACTCAGCCGCAAGACGTCACGCAGGCACTGGCCGCCTGCCAGAAAGCGGCGGACGAAGGGGATGCGCAAGCGCAATACGAGTTGGGTGAGTTCTACTACGACGGCAAGAATGCGCCGCGCGACCTCAATCAAGCCCTGAGCTATTTCGAAAAGGCCTCGCTGCAAGGCCACGCTCAGGCGCAATTCAAACTTGGCACCATGTTCTTCCACGGTGAAGGCGTGCAGGCCAACAACATTCAGGCGTACATCGTGCTGAAGATGGCCGCGGTCAACGGCGCTGAAGACGCGCTGGACACGGCCGACGAAGTCTCCGAAAAAATGTCCCGCGAAGACCTCGAGACTGCCACCCAGGTGCTCGGGCAAATTTTCCGTAAATACCTGATGGAACTGCAGAGCGCCGATGGGCGTACGCCTTTCTCGCCCCTTCCCTGATTTTTTGCGCCGACCTTTCCGGCCCCTTCGCGAGCAAGCTCGCTCCCACAGTAGATCTCCAGTGTTCAGAAGATCCCCTGTGGGAGCGACGGTGCGACGATTCGACTTGCTCGCGAATGAGGCGACTCGGTTTTACTTTTCAGGCATCGGCATCGGGAACGGCATCACATTGCCGACCGCGCCACGGGCTTCGCTGATTTTCGGGGTGCCCAGACGTTCCACTTCGTCGATGCGCACGATCGAATGCATCGGCACAAAGCTGCGCACCACACCTTCGAACTGCGCCTTGAGCTTTTCTTCGCTCGGGTCGACGACCACTTGCGTGCGCTCGCCAAAGACGAACTCTTCCACTTCCAGAAAGCCCCACAGATCACTTTGATAGATCTGCTTGGCGTACATTTCGAACACCTGGCCCTGGTTGAGGAAAATCACCTTATAGATTGGAGCTTCGCGTTTGGTCATGGCGGGGGGATAACATCGGGGATAAAAATGAGGGCGCAAACTATAGCATAGCCACCGGACGCGCAGCGGTAGGAACCTGCGGGCTTGTTCCCTATAATGCGCGGTTCTTTGAATCACGTGATGACCCTAATCCATGGCCAAGAAGCTTTACATCGAAACCCACGGTTGCCAGATGAACGAGTACGACAGCTCGCGCATGGTCGATCTGCTGGGTGAACATCAGGCCCTGGAAGTCACCGCCCGTGCGGAAGACGCCGACGTGATTCTGCTCAACACCTGCTCGATCCGTGAGCGCGCCCAGGATCGCGTGTATTCGCAACTCGGCCGCTGGCGCGAACTGAAGCTGGCCAACCCGGACATGGTGATCGCCGTCGGCGGTTGCGTGGCCAGCCAGGAAGGCGCGGCGATTCGTGATCGCGCGCCGTACGTCGACGTGGTCTTTGGCCCACAGACCCTGCACCGCCTGCCGGAAATGATCGACGCCGCGCGCATCACCAAGCTGCCGCAAGTCGACGTGTCGTTCCCGGAAATCGAAAAATTCGACCATTTGCCCGAGCCGCGCATCGATGGCCCGAGCGCTTACGTGTCGGTGATGGAAGGTTGCAGCAAGTACTGCACGTTCTGCGTCGTGCCTTACACACGTGGCGAAGAAGTCAGCCGGCCGTTCGACGACGTCATCGCCGAAGTCATTCACCTCGCCGAAAACGGCGTGCGTGAAGTGACCCTGCTCGGGCAGAACGTCAACGGCTATCGCGGTACGACCCATGACGGTCGTCTGGCTGATCTCGCCGAGCTGATCCGCGTTGTCGCCGCCATCGATGGCATCGATCGCATTCGCTACACCACTTCTCACCCGCTGGAGTTCTCCGACAGCCTGATCCAGGCCCACGCCGATGTGCCGGAACTGGTCAAGCATCTGCACTTGCCGGTGCAATCAGGTTCCGACCGGATTCTGGCGGCAATGAAGCGCAATCACACAGCGCTGGAGTACAAATCCAAGCTGCGCAAACTGCGTGCGGCGGTACCGGGGATCTGCATCAGTTCGGACTTCATCGTCGGTTTTCCGGGTGAAACCGAGAAAGACTTCGAACAGACCATGAAGCTGATTGCCGACGTCGGTTTCGACTTCTCCTACTCCTTCGTTTACAGCCAGCGCCCGGGCACCCCGGCTGCCGATCTGGCCGACGACACCCCGGAAGAGCTGAAGAAGGAACGCCTGAACGCGCTGCAGCATCGCCTGAATCAGCAAGGCTTCGAGATCAGCCGACAAATGGTCGGTTCCGTTCAGCGTATTCTGGTCACCGATTACTCGAAAAAAGACCCGGGCGAACTGCAAGGGCGCACCGAGAATAATCGTATCGTCAACTTCCGCTGCGACAATCCAACCCTGATCGGTCAGTTCGCCGACGTGCACATCGACGCGGCGCAGCCGCACTCGCTGCGTGGCTCGCTGATTCAGTAACACTGCATTTCCCTGTGGGAGCGAGCCTGCTCGCGAAAGCGGTCTGTCAGACACATCAATGTTGAATGTGTCGCCGCCTTCGCGAGCAGGCTCGCTCCCACAGGTACAGTGTCAGAGGCAT encodes:
- the miaB gene encoding tRNA (N6-isopentenyl adenosine(37)-C2)-methylthiotransferase MiaB, which codes for MAKKLYIETHGCQMNEYDSSRMVDLLGEHQALEVTARAEDADVILLNTCSIRERAQDRVYSQLGRWRELKLANPDMVIAVGGCVASQEGAAIRDRAPYVDVVFGPQTLHRLPEMIDAARITKLPQVDVSFPEIEKFDHLPEPRIDGPSAYVSVMEGCSKYCTFCVVPYTRGEEVSRPFDDVIAEVIHLAENGVREVTLLGQNVNGYRGTTHDGRLADLAELIRVVAAIDGIDRIRYTTSHPLEFSDSLIQAHADVPELVKHLHLPVQSGSDRILAAMKRNHTALEYKSKLRKLRAAVPGICISSDFIVGFPGETEKDFEQTMKLIADVGFDFSYSFVYSQRPGTPAADLADDTPEELKKERLNALQHRLNQQGFEISRQMVGSVQRILVTDYSKKDPGELQGRTENNRIVNFRCDNPTLIGQFADVHIDAAQPHSLRGSLIQ
- a CDS encoding tetratricopeptide repeat protein — protein: MNRTGRTLALGCLLLLQPLLAHAQAGGNSLLIPAMGRCTLNTQPQDVTQALAACQKAADEGDAQAQYELGEFYYDGKNAPRDLNQALSYFEKASLQGHAQAQFKLGTMFFHGEGVQANNIQAYIVLKMAAVNGAEDALDTADEVSEKMSREDLETATQVLGQIFRKYLMELQSADGRTPFSPLP
- the hemL gene encoding glutamate-1-semialdehyde 2,1-aminomutase; translation: MSRSETLFANAQKHIPGGVNSPVRAFKSVGGTPLFFKHAEGAYVTDEDDKRYVDYVGSWGPMILGHSHPDVLDAVRNQLQHGLSYGAPTAMETEMADLVCSLVPSMDMVRMVSSGTEATMSAIRLARGYTGRDSIIKFEGCYHGHSDSLLVKAGSGALTQGVPSSAGVPAAFAKHTLTLPFNDIDAVEKMLAEVGEEVACIIVEPVAGNMNCVPPAPGFLEGLRSLCDKHGVVLIFDEVMTGFRVALGGAQAYYGVNPDLTTFGKIIGGGMPVGCFGGKREIMQRIAPLGPVYQAGTLSGNPLAMAAGLTTLRLISRPGFHAELTDYTTRLLDGLQQRADAAGIPFVTTQAGGMFGLYFSGADEIVTFEDVMSSDAALFGRFFHLMLEGGVYLAPSAFEAGFTSIAHGEAELKLTLDAAERAFAALK
- a CDS encoding DUF1820 family protein — protein: MTKREAPIYKVIFLNQGQVFEMYAKQIYQSDLWGFLEVEEFVFGERTQVVVDPSEEKLKAQFEGVVRSFVPMHSIVRIDEVERLGTPKISEARGAVGNVMPFPMPMPEK